The genomic DNA GTGTCGTCATCGAGGTGATGTCCTCGATGAAGCGGCACGGTGTGAGCGAGCAGGACCTCCCGCACCTGCACTCCGCCATAGAGAACGTCCGCCTCGAGGGCTTCGCCATCCACCTGCCGCTGGACCGCACCGACGGCTCGGACGCCGTCGAGGAGGTCATCGGCTGGATGGACCGTCTGCGCGCGGCCCGGCTGCCGCTGCACACGATGTTCGTCAGCCACCTCAAGGCCGAGGAACTCGCCCGGTTGCAGCAGCAGTTCCCGCAGACCCGCTTCCGCGCCCGTATCGGCACGCGGCTGTGGCTGGGGGACCACGAGGCGACGGAGTACCGCGGGGCGGTTCTGGACGTCACGCGCGTCTCCAAGGGCGACCGTTTCGGCTATCGGCAGCAGAAGGCGGCCTCCGACGGCTATCTGGTCGTCGTGGCGGGCGGCACGTCACACGGAGTGGGCCTGGAGGCTCCCAAGGCCCTGCACGGCGTCATGCCGCGCGCCAAGGGCGTCGCCCGCGCCGGCCTCGCGACCGTCAACCGGAACCTTTCGCCGTTCGTCTGGGCGGGCAAGCAGCGCTGGTTCGCCGAGCCCCCGCACATGCAGGTCTCGATCCTCTTCGTGCCCTCGGACGCCACGGAGCCGAAGGTCGGCGACGAGCTCGTGGCACACCTTCGGCACACCACCACGCAGTTCGACCGGATCCTGGACCGCTGAGGACCCCAGGACAGCGCCGCTGAGCCGAAAGGCCGTACACCCCGTGTACGGCCTTTCGCATGTCTTCCCCGCACCCTGTTCGCTCAGGGCGAACTGTCGCCGACCGACATCGGGCCCCTACTGCCCCATTCCACCTGCGGTCCCTCGAAGTGCACCGCGTGACGCGGCGGATGGGCGGCGGCACCGAGCACGAAGACGTCTGGAGCGCCGTCCAGCACGCCGCCGGACGGATCGTCGTCTCCGGCCCGGCGCACCACGTCCCGCTCCGGCATCAGGATGTCGCGTACGACCACCGCGCACAGGTACAGCGTCCCCAGCAGGTGCAGGACGACGGCGAGTTGGTAGCCCTCGGTCGGGAGCCCCTTGTGAGCGTCGCCGCTGGTCGTGTACGCGAGGTACATCCAGATCCCCAGGAAGTACGCGACCTCGCACGCCTGCCAGATCAGGAAGTCCCGCCAGCGCGGCCGGGCCAGGGCGGCGAGAGGGACCAGCCAGAGTACGTACTGCGGCGAGTAGACCTTGTTGGTGAGGATGAAGGCCGCCACGATCAGGAAGGCGAGCTGAGCGAGGCGTGGGCGGCGCGGGGCGGTCAGCGTGAGGGCGGCCAGGCCCGCGCAGACGGCCAGCATCATGACCATGGCCCAGGTGTTGGCCGCATCGGCGGTGATCTGGATGTTCCACCGCTGCGAGAGGACCAGGAAGACCGAGCCGAAGTCGACGCCGCGGTCATGGCTGAAGCGGTAGAACTTCGCCCAGCCCTCCGGTGCCAGGAACATCACCGGAAGGTTCACGACGAGCCAGGCGCCGACCGCGCCGAGCAGCGCGGTCGCGAACTCCCGCCACTTGCCGGCCCGCCAGCACAGCAGGAAGAGCGGTCCGAGCACCAGGAAGGGGTAGAACTTGGCAGCGGTGGCGAGTCCCAGCAGGATGCCGAAAGCGAGGGCCCGGCCCCGCGACCACATCAGCATCGCGGCGGCCAGGAGGGCCACGGCGAGCAGGTCCCAGTTGATGGTGGCCGTCAGCGCGAACGCGGGCGCCAAAGCCACCAGGAGCCCGTCCCAGGGCCGTCGGCGGTGTGTGCGGGAGGTGCACACGGCGATGATCGCGGTGCACACCATCAGCATCCCGGCGTTGGCCATCCAGTAGGCCTGCTCCTGGTGCTGGATGGTGCCGCTGCCCGGTGTGAGCCAGGAGGCGACCTCCATGAACACACCGGTGAGGACCGGGTACTCCAGGTAGTCCATGTCGCCGGGGAGCTTGTCGAAGTACGGCACGAGCCCGTCGGCGAAGCCGCGCCCCTGATAGAGGTGCGGGATGTCCGAATAGCACGCGTGCGTGTACTGCGAGCTGGCGCCGAAGAACCAGGCGCTGTCGTAGCAGGGCAGCTTCTGGACCATACCGAGGGCGAACATGCCGATCGCGACGAGCGCCACGATCCGCACGGGCGTCCACCAGGACGTCCCGAACAGTGCGCGTCGCCCGATGGGGCCGCCGATCAGCTCACTGCCGGCCGCGGCGACCTCGTCCTCCCTGGTCGGCCGTACCGGCTCCGGCTGGTGCACGCTCGCTCGCGTCGTCTCTGCACTGGGCATGCCGCACATCCTGCCGTACGCAGCTAGGAATACGCCGAGGGCCGCCACACCTGGTCGGTGTGACGGCCCTCGTTTCACGTGAAACAGACGGTTTCACGTGAAACACGCACGGTGACGGCTATCCGTTCGGTCCTCCGAAGATGCCTCCGTTGCCGTTGCCTCTGGTGTTCCCGTTCCCAGTGGACTCCGTCGGTGTCGCGGTGACGCCTCCATCGGTGCCACTGGTGTTCCCACCCGTGTCGGTGCCCCCGGTGTCGGTGCAGCCGAAGCCGAAGCAGCTGTCGGTCGGCGTGGGCGTCGGCGAGGTCGTGGTCTTGCTGGGCGTCGGAGTCGGCGTCGGGCTCTCCTCCACGCTCTTCGTGGGCGAGGGGATCACCGTCGGGGTCGGGTTGTCGTCGACCACCACACCGATGGGCTGCGGCGTCGGGAAGTCCTTCGGCGCCGTGTCCTTCAGGGCCTGTTCCATGTAGTCGTGCCAGATCTCGGCCGGGAACGAGGCGCCGTGGATCTTGTCCTGGCCACCCGTCCCGTACATCTCCAGGAACTGGCGCTTCTTGCTGGACTCGTTGTCGTCCATCCGGTACATCGTGATCGACGTCGAGAGCTGCGGGGTGTAGCCGACGAACCAGGCCGACTTGTTGCCGTCGGTGGTACCCGTCTTGCCCGCCACCTCACGGCCGGTCAGCTGAGCCGCGGTGCCGGTGCCCTGGTCGACCACGGTCTTCAGGACGTCGGTCACGTTGTCGGCGACCTTGGCGGTGAAGGCGTCGTCGACCTTGGCGATGTCACTGTGCTGGAAGACCGGACCGTCCTTGCTCGTGACCTTCTCGACCGAGTACGGGTCACGCTGCTTGCCGCTCGCCGCGAACGTGGCGTAGGCACCGGCCATGCGGATCGCGCTGGGGTCGGAGGTGCCGATCGAGAACGACGGGTAGTTGGCACTGGCCAGGCTGGTCTTGAGGATGCCCGCACTCAGGGCGGCATCCCTGACCTTGTCCAGGCCGACGTCCATACCGAGCTGGACGAAGGCGGAGTTCGCGGAGACCCTCATCGCCTCGCGGAGGTCGATCTTGTAGCTGGGCGCGTTGTACGACTCACCGCCGTCGTTCGTCTGGAGCCACTCCTTGCCCTTGTTGTCCGTCCAGACGTTGCCCTTGTAGTCCTCGATCTTGAGCTTGTTCTTGCCGCTGTACAGGCTCTTCGGGGAGACGACGGTGCGCTCGTCCTGCGACTGCGAGTCGTCGAGATCGGGGTCTTTCTTGCCCCACGACATGGCGGCCGCCAGCACGAACGGCTTGAACGTCGAGCCCACCTGGGCGCCGGTCTGGTCGGCGTTGTTGGTGAAGTGCTTGGTCGCGTCCTCACCGCCGTAGATGGCCTTGATCGCGCCGGTGGTCGGGTCCACGGAGGCTCCGCCGAACTGGACGTAGGTGTCCGTGTCCGGGCGCTGCTTGGGCTTGATGTTCTTCTTCCGGACCGCCTTCACCGCGTCCTCGAGCTCGGTGACCTTCTTCTTGTCGAAGGTCGTGTAGATCGAGTAGCCGCCCCGCTGAAGGTCATCGGCGGAGATCTCGCTGTTGTTGACGAGGTACGCCTTGGCGAGGTCGACGAGATAGCCGACCTGGCCGCTGAGGCGGGCGTTCGAGCGCGGGTTCTCGACCTTGGGGAGTTCCGTGTACTTGTTCCGCGTCGCCTCGTCCAGGTGGCCGTACTCGACCTCCTTGTCGAGGGTGTCCTGCATCTGGAGCTTCGCCCGCCGGCTGTTGGCCTCCGAAGTGGCGGCCGGGTCGAGCGACGTCGCACCCGCGGGGTCGTAGTACGTGGCGCCCTTGAGCATCGCCGCCAGGAAGGCGCACTGGCCGGGGTTCAGGTTCTTGGCATCTTCGTCGAAGTAAGCGCGCGCGCCCGCCTGGATCCCGTAGGCCCCGCGACCGTAGTACGCGGAGTTCAGATAGCCGGCCATGATCTCGTCCTTCGGGACCTTGGCCCCCACCTTTATCGCGACGAAGATCTCCTTGAACTTACGCGAGATCGTCTGCGACTGGTCGTCCAGCATCGCGTTCTTGACGTACTGCTGGGTGATGGTGGAACCACCCTGCGTCTCGCCGCCCCTGGCCATGTTGAAGAAGGCCCGGGCGATGCCCTTGGGGTCGACGCCGCTGTCGGTCTCGAAGGTCTTGTTCTCCTGCGAGATGACGGCGTACCGCATCGCCTTCGGGATCTGCGAGATGTTGACGATCTGGCGGTTCGTCTCACCACCGGTGGCAACCATCTGGCTGCCGTCCTTCCAGTAGTAGACGTTGTTCTGCGCCTTAGCGGTCAGAGCGACTTTGGGAACGCCCACCAGCGCGTACGCGACACCCGCGACCGCCACCATGCTGCCGAAGAAGGCGATGCACAGGCCCGTGACCAGCCTCCAGGACGGCAGCCAGCGCGCGGCTCCGTACTTACCGGCGCGCGGGTAGTCGATGAAGCGCTTCCGTTCGGGAACGGAGCGGCCCCTGCCGCGCCCTGGTCCATTCGGACCGCCTGGACCGCCTGGACCGCCTCGGCGGCCACCGCCGCCTCCGGAACCGCGTCCCGCGCCGTCGGCGGCCCTACGCCGGCCGGGCTCACTTCTCTGTGACGCCCGCCGGGCCTCGGCTCGGCCACCGTACGGGCGTTCCTCATCTCCCGCCCCATACGAGTCGGAAGGAGACCCGGTGGCGGCTCGCGGTGCCGCTCGGCGGCCGGAGGGCGCCGACTGGCCGCGTCGGGCCGCGGCACGTCCGCCTTCCTGCGGCTGCGGCAGTTTGCGACGGTGCTCGC from Streptomyces avermitilis MA-4680 = NBRC 14893 includes the following:
- a CDS encoding glycosyltransferase family 87 protein; amino-acid sequence: MPSAETTRASVHQPEPVRPTREDEVAAAGSELIGGPIGRRALFGTSWWTPVRIVALVAIGMFALGMVQKLPCYDSAWFFGASSQYTHACYSDIPHLYQGRGFADGLVPYFDKLPGDMDYLEYPVLTGVFMEVASWLTPGSGTIQHQEQAYWMANAGMLMVCTAIIAVCTSRTHRRRPWDGLLVALAPAFALTATINWDLLAVALLAAAMLMWSRGRALAFGILLGLATAAKFYPFLVLGPLFLLCWRAGKWREFATALLGAVGAWLVVNLPVMFLAPEGWAKFYRFSHDRGVDFGSVFLVLSQRWNIQITADAANTWAMVMMLAVCAGLAALTLTAPRRPRLAQLAFLIVAAFILTNKVYSPQYVLWLVPLAALARPRWRDFLIWQACEVAYFLGIWMYLAYTTSGDAHKGLPTEGYQLAVVLHLLGTLYLCAVVVRDILMPERDVVRRAGDDDPSGGVLDGAPDVFVLGAAAHPPRHAVHFEGPQVEWGSRGPMSVGDSSP
- a CDS encoding alanine racemase — encoded protein: MALTLYVDTARWRAHHKHVQEQFPGLVPVCKGNGYGFGHERLADEATRLGSDVLAVGTTYEAARIKDWFGGDLLVLTPFRRGEEPVPLPDRVIRSVSSIDGVYGLVGARVVIEVMSSMKRHGVSEQDLPHLHSAIENVRLEGFAIHLPLDRTDGSDAVEEVIGWMDRLRAARLPLHTMFVSHLKAEELARLQQQFPQTRFRARIGTRLWLGDHEATEYRGAVLDVTRVSKGDRFGYRQQKAASDGYLVVVAGGTSHGVGLEAPKALHGVMPRAKGVARAGLATVNRNLSPFVWAGKQRWFAEPPHMQVSILFVPSDATEPKVGDELVAHLRHTTTQFDRILDR
- a CDS encoding transglycosylase domain-containing protein — translated: MSEHRRKLPQPQEGGRAAARRGQSAPSGRRAAPRAATGSPSDSYGAGDEERPYGGRAEARRASQRSEPGRRRAADGAGRGSGGGGGRRGGPGGPGGPNGPGRGRGRSVPERKRFIDYPRAGKYGAARWLPSWRLVTGLCIAFFGSMVAVAGVAYALVGVPKVALTAKAQNNVYYWKDGSQMVATGGETNRQIVNISQIPKAMRYAVISQENKTFETDSGVDPKGIARAFFNMARGGETQGGSTITQQYVKNAMLDDQSQTISRKFKEIFVAIKVGAKVPKDEIMAGYLNSAYYGRGAYGIQAGARAYFDEDAKNLNPGQCAFLAAMLKGATYYDPAGATSLDPAATSEANSRRAKLQMQDTLDKEVEYGHLDEATRNKYTELPKVENPRSNARLSGQVGYLVDLAKAYLVNNSEISADDLQRGGYSIYTTFDKKKVTELEDAVKAVRKKNIKPKQRPDTDTYVQFGGASVDPTTGAIKAIYGGEDATKHFTNNADQTGAQVGSTFKPFVLAAAMSWGKKDPDLDDSQSQDERTVVSPKSLYSGKNKLKIEDYKGNVWTDNKGKEWLQTNDGGESYNAPSYKIDLREAMRVSANSAFVQLGMDVGLDKVRDAALSAGILKTSLASANYPSFSIGTSDPSAIRMAGAYATFAASGKQRDPYSVEKVTSKDGPVFQHSDIAKVDDAFTAKVADNVTDVLKTVVDQGTGTAAQLTGREVAGKTGTTDGNKSAWFVGYTPQLSTSITMYRMDDNESSKKRQFLEMYGTGGQDKIHGASFPAEIWHDYMEQALKDTAPKDFPTPQPIGVVVDDNPTPTVIPSPTKSVEESPTPTPTPSKTTTSPTPTPTDSCFGFGCTDTGGTDTGGNTSGTDGGVTATPTESTGNGNTRGNGNGGIFGGPNG